From a single Sebastes umbrosus isolate fSebUmb1 chromosome 17, fSebUmb1.pri, whole genome shotgun sequence genomic region:
- the ltn1 gene encoding E3 ubiquitin-protein ligase listerin codes for MGGKNKQRTKGNVRPSSSGRAAEVLTREGGVIPGFVGFDTAVTSELSYVPAVHGAEEIDNLVDADFRLVLRKLSKRDGVTRLKAVQDFGSMCQERDAEEVKGVLPYWPRIYCKISVDHDRRIREATQQAFEQLVLKVRRSLAPFLKSLMGHWILSQCDTYTPAASAACQAFQAAFSPTKQPEALSFCKDEILNVLQDILLKETADTLSDPQSVTEEEREGKYVRMLTSSLLGVKRLLSLLLQSDRTDLEERLAHLLNSGKFWKYSKHKTPQVRGAFFEMVCALCEFTPGLVQAEASRLCPTVLLSIDDTDPVVLPPVWEAVLHVVSTIPDCWTHVNAKKGFLPKLWALLKEGGKGMAKALHPNLMPLLSKLPQQVTDPTLDFYTTFFSSFIQGLSSDRAASSPSESAVIVTSVVECLRYCILHNTEEEEEQRKIRTMLISQQLLPLLETALGNPSLQSGPLFLLVTEMLVSWEKRAGLHSEDGANESSDVFQGLLADFWEGLGLLFVRYADNEDADPQALEGVATLLQVMRYPERVKRKHVQKKKTVRICFSQPEDNEKTGVEGDVVEKPVQTVSELVNEKAFGSLQTQHFEDVVCQLAQLCLVHVNERNSERHLVFLSLLLQSFHTPRVFSTLVELDGRITDGEQRDEVTMKNPAMHFLLERVVVWLAEKGRIDTEHLVEMVFSSLYCCSQQETTRILNHITTMDLQWRIILQIIQKACTEPETLKSCRDWLKGSVLGEQLLGLTEELCKVGRSSNGSTSSTSNHSWTLISLVLSQHHNNEPLIGEVYMEKILERLHATLSETKSLSDAGNMEPLICFICDVASTFFSSVQDCLLLLSAEELLLTVFQLTAQDQTHTHLSDSLLDKLRKVCVSGVQSLVQHSDYEVKEGGFLHSAALWVTNQLLTVSLDIKSLQVLIVAVQSVVETIIAVCNQDSPLLVQFFTQLTPSQTEWTRIRQALPPQWIKTPLLSSRHRGVCEKPSMDIWKLRVSTRPPAHLCACALLGRVARTVAFIPRDKKDAECPSHLPNLKYTVSELLYALQWCKEVEYIPAYHSLLTDSGLLEGLQGLVPLKDLLGTLYSRSVEDGGLWSLSLENYIHTNNLAATHSATVRKLYGSTDSLFPVSQSKLSTLQVLCPTMTIEDRETLVALATAGIINWQENDDVYGCLAVLLCCLKADTLVEEEVVQAILATVMEWRTSKEDWFLFSSDLSKATAEQLNLAVEMMRFLCWLVTHCPTVLGGNQWDFLLCSMLAWLETTSENVSSLWNPWVQLFVCENAALIVKLNQFFTSSSPDVLEKLPPELAVEWRDFFVAGIYNLLLPLPVNITDAFTEPDDPVFPLAVLQSVGVALTYAPVLLLKENSLPPRFIADQKTNLPEPLQTLLNTFCPLLLFKARPLQITVYHLLEKVMPQLPECDGEGDNNKSDDDGDEPCLSPPASLMAILSTCEELCDSILAGVQVGEFAVVQPLSVEYSCILGYLLAWKLLLTFFKSSPSHLRAHYAQYLKRSCSLNKLLLDLFKLMPENPIYPGQGAETKEIKTFFTESRSLAVDNSESVEWELPHLACSVYYSTVQDLPAMVRLWWNGQEKRVSAAVEKFTIKYVSPVLSAQEISSVHSSTQLFDSMTVKARSAAREVIATYSVDDIFIELVIQLPQSYPLGSITVESGRRVGVAVQQWRNWMLQLSTYLTHQNGSIMEGLALWKNNVDKRFEGIEDCMICFSVIHGSNYSLPKKGCRTCKKKFHSACLYKWFTSSNKSTCPLCRETFF; via the exons ATGGGGGGTAAGAATAAACAACGAACTAAAGGAAATGTTCGG CCCTCCAGTAGCGGCCGAGCTGCTGAGGTCCTGACCCGGGAGGGTGGTGTCATCCCGGGCTTTGTGGGCTTCGACACAGCGGTCACCTCGGAGTTGAGTTACGTCCCCGCTGTCCACGGCGCGGAGGAGATAGACAACCTGGTGGATGCTGATTTCCGCCTGGTGCTCAGGAAACTCTCCAAGAGGGATGGTGTTACCAGACTGAAA GCTGTGCAGGACTTTGGGTCCATGTGTCAGGAACGGGATGCTGAAGAGGTTAAAGGGGTCCTGCCATACTGGCCCAGGATTTACTGCAAGATATCAGTG GACCACGATCGCCGGATTAGGGAGGCCACCCAGCAGGCCTTTGAGCAGCTGGTGCTGAAAGTGCGTCGCAGCTTGGCGCCCTTTCTGAAGAGCTTGATGGGCCACTGGATTTTGTCCCAGTGTGACACTTACACACCTGCAGCCTCTGCTGCTTGCCAGGCCTTCCAGGCTGCTTTCTCACCCACCAAACAGCCCGAGGCTCTCAGCTTCTGCAAAGATGAGATCCTTAAT GTACTTCAAGATATTTTGTTAAAGGAAACGGCAGACACACTGAGCGATCCACA AAGtgtgacagaggaggagagagaaggaaaatacGTACGCATGCTTACTAGTTCTCTGTTGGGGGTGAAGAGACTGCTCTCCCTGCTGCTTCAGAGTGACAGGACGGACTTGGAGGAAAGACTAGCACATCTCCTTAACTCTGGGAAGTTCTGGAAGTACAGCAAACACAAGACACCACAG GTGCGAGGGGCATTTTTTGAGATGGTGTGTGCTCTGTGTGAGTTCACTCCAGGACTGGTCCAGGCTGAAGCATCACGACTCTGCCCCACTGTTCTCCTCAGCATTGACGACACCGATCCTGTAGTGCTGCCTCCTGTGTGGGAAGCTGTTCTTCACGTCGTGTCTACGATCCCT GATTGCTGGACTCATGTGAATGCCAAGAAAGGCTTCTTACCTAAACTTTGGGCTCTACTAAAAGAGGGTGGCAAAGGCATGGCTAAAGCACTCCACCCTAATCTAATGCCGCTCCTCAGCAAACTGCCTCAACAGGTCACCGATCCGACCTTGGACTTCTACACCACCTTCTTCTCTTCATTCATACAAGg tCTGTCTAGTGATCGTGCAGCGTCAAGCCCATCGGAAAGTGCCGTTATAGTGACTTCTGTTGTTGAGTGCTTGAGGTACTGCATACTGcacaacacagaagaagaagaggaacagAGAAAAATACGAACCATGCTTATTTCACAGCAG CTCCTGCCACTACTAGAAACTGCTCTTGGAAATCCCTCCCTTCAGAGCGGCCCTCTTTTCCTTTTGGTCACTGAAATGCTTGTTTCCTGGGAGAAAAGGGCAGGCCTACACAGTGAAGATGGAGCTAATGAGAGCAGTGACGTCTTTCAAGGGCTTCTGGCAGACTTCTGGGAGGGGCTGGGTCTTCTGTTTGTGCGTTATGCCGACAATGAGGATGCAGATCCACAGGCTTTGGAAGGGGTAGCCACCTTGCTGCAG GTAATGCGCTACCCTGAGAGAGTAAAAAGAAAGCACGTccagaagaagaaaactgtcAGGATCTGTTTCTCTCAGCCGGAGGACAATGAGAAAACTGGAGTTGAGGGGGATGTTGTTGAGAAGCCTGTTCAGACGGTGTCGGAGCTGGTGAATGAGAAGGCATTTGGGTCCCTACAGACCCAGCATTTTGAGGATGTGGTGTGCCAGCTGGCCCAACTGTGCCTGGTGcatgtgaatgagagaaacTCGGAGAGACACCTTGTTTTCCTCTCCCTTCTCCTGCAGTCTTTCCACACGCCCAGGGTCTTCAGT ACATTGGTCGAATTGGATGGCAGAATAACGGACGGTGAGCAGAGGGACGAGGTGACCATGAAGAATCCAgcaatgcatttcctgctggaGCGGGTGGTGGTGTGGCTGGCTGAGAAGGGGCGCATCGACACTGAGCACCTGGTGGAGATGGTCTTCAGCTCACTGTACTGCTGCAGCCAGCAGGAGACCACCCGCATCCTCAACCACATCACCACG ATGGATTTACAGTGGAGAATTATCCTGCAAATTATACAGAAG GCATGTACAGAACCTGAGACTCTTAAGAGCTGTCGTGACTGGCTGAAAGGTTCAGTTCTGGGCGAGCAACTCCTTGGACTGACTGAGGAGCTGTGCAAGGTGGGACGCAGCTCTAACGGTTCTACCTCTTCTACCAGCAACCACAGTTGGACACTTATCAGCCTGGTCCTCTCTCAGCACCACAACAAtg AGCCTCTGATAGGGGAGGTGTACATGGAGAAGATCTTAGAAAGGCTCCACGCCACTCTGTCTGAGACCAAGAGTCTGTCAGATGCAGGCAACATGGAGCCACTCATCTGCTTCATCTGTGACGTGGCCTCCACGTTCTTCTCTTCTGTACAAGACTGtcttctacttctctctgctgAGGAGCTCTTGCTCACGGTCTTCCAGCTCACCGCCCAagatcaaacacacactcacctgtcTG ACTCACTTTTAGATAAGCtgaggaaagtgtgtgtgtctggggtCCAGTCATTGGTTCAACACTCAGATTATGAGGTCAAGGAAGGTGGTTTCCTGCACAGTGCCGCCCTGTGGGTGACAAACCAACTACTCACCGTCTCTCTGGATATTAAAAG TTTGCAGGTTCTAATTGTGGCTGTACAGAGCGTAGTGGAGACAATCATCGCTGTCTGCAATCAAGATTCCCCCCTCCTCGTCCAGTTCTTTACACAACTGACGCCCAGCCAGACAGAATGGACAAGAATCAGACAAGCCCTACCTCCTCAG TGGATCAAAACCCCCTTACTGTCCAGCCGTCACCGAGGAGTTTGCGAAAAACCCTCCATGGACATCTGGAAGTTGAGGGTGTCAACCAGGCCGCCAGCCCACCTATGTGCCTGTGCCCTGTTGGGGAGGGTGGCCCGGACTGTTGCATTCATACCTCGTGACAAAAAGGATGCAGAATGTCCTTCACACTTGCCGAACCTTAAGtacacag TTTCAGAGCTGTTGTATGCACTGCAGTGGTGTAAGGAGGTAGAGTACATCCCTGCCTATCACAGCCTGCTGACTGACTCGGGGCTGTTAGAAGGACTCCAGGGCCTAGTTCCACTGAAAGATCTGCTAGGGACACTCTACTCAAG GTCCGTGGAGGATGGAggtctctggtctctgtctCTAGAAAACTACATccacaccaacaacttggcagCAACTCACAGTGCAACCGTGAGGAAGCTTTACGGCAGTACAGACAG TTTGTTCCCGGTGTCTCAGAGCAAACTGAGCACGCTCCAGGTGCTCTGCCCCACCATGACCATAGAAGACAGGGAGACTCTCGTTGCTCTGGCAACTGCAGGAATAATCAACTGGCAAGAGAATGACG ATGTGTATGGGTGTCTGGCGGTGCTGCTGTGCTGTCTAAAAGCCGACACACTCGTAGAGGAGGAGGTTGTGCAGGCTATCCTGGCCACTGTGATGGAGTGGAGAACCAGCAAGGAGGACTGGTTCCTCTTTAGCAG TGACCTGTCTAAAGCAACTGCAGAACAGTTGAATCTTGCTGTGGAGATGATGCGTTTCCTGTGCTGGCTGGTGACTCATTGTCCGACAGTTCTCGGGGGCAACCAGTGGGACTTCTTGCTCTGCTCGATGTTAGCCTGGTTGGAG ACCACCAGTGAGAATGTGAGCAGTCTCTGGAACCCATGGgtgcagctgtttgtgtgtgagaatgcTGCATTGATAGTGAAGCTGAACCAGTTCTTCACGTCATCTTCACCCGATGTACTGGAGAAGCTGCCGCCTGAACTGGCTGTTGAATGGAGAGACTTCTTCGTGGCGGGAATCTACAACCTGCTGTTGCCTCTGCCTGTCAATATCACAG ATGCCTTCACTGAACCAGATGACCCTGTGTTCCCATTGGCGGTGCTGCAGTCAGTCGGCGTGGCTCTGACATATGCgcctgtgctgctgctgaaagAGAACTCCCTGCCACCACGGTTCATAGCGGACCAGAAGACAAACCTGCCAGAGCCCCTCCAGACGCTCCTCAACACtttctgtcctctgctgctgtttaaGGCCAGGCCGCTGCAGATCACCGTCTACCACTTGTTAGAAAA GGTCATGCCTCAGCTGCCCGAGTGTGATGGAGAAGGAGACAACAACAAGTCtgatgatgatggagatgaGCCATGTCT TTCTCCTCCAGCGTCTCTGATGGCCATCCTGTCAACCTGTGAGGAACTGTGCGATAGCATCCTGGCAGGGGTTCAAGTAGGAGAGTTTGCAGTGGTCCAGCCTCTCAGTGTGGAGTACTCCTGCATCCTGGGGTACTTGCTGGCCTGGAAGCTGCTCCTCACTTTTTTCAAATCGTCACCTTCCCAT CTGCGAGCCCATTATGCCCAGTATCTTAAGAGAAGCTGCTCCCTTAACAAACTCCTACTTGACCTCTTCAAACTGATGCCTGAGAACCCCATCTATCCTGGCCAGGGGGCGGAGACAAAAGAGATCAAAACCTTCTTTACAGAAAGCCGGtctctggctgttgaca ACAGCGAGAGCGTCGAGTGGGAGCTCCCTCACCTGGCTTGCAGTGTGTACTACAGCACAGTGCAGGACCTGCCTGCCATGGTGCGGCTGTGGTGGAACGGCCAGGAGAAGAGAGTGAGCGCAGCCGTGGAGAAGTTCACCATCAAATACGTCAGCCCTGTTCTCTCAGCCCAGGAGATCTCATCTGTCCACTCCAGCACTCAACTGTTTGACAGCATGACT GTGAAAGCCCGCTCAGCAGCGCGGGAGGTGATTGCCACCTATTCTGTGGATGACATCTTCATTGAGTTGGTGATTCAGCTACCACAGAGCTACCCTCTAGGCTCCATCACAGTAGAGAGTGGGAGGCGCGTGGGAGTTGCCGTACAGCAGTGGAGGAACTGGATGCTGCAACTGAGCACCTACCTCACACATCAg aacGGCAGCATAATGGAGGGCCTGGCTCTGTGGAAGAACAACGTGGATAAGCGTTTCGAGGGAATAGAGGATTGTATGATCTGCTTCTCTGTCATCCACGGGTCCAACTACTCCCTGCCCAAGAAGGGTTGCCGCACCTGCAAAAAGAAATTCCACTCAGCGTGTTTG TACAAATGGTTCACATCCAGCAACAAGTCCACCTGTCCGCTGTGCAGAGAAACATTCTTCTAA
- the tmem135 gene encoding transmembrane protein 135 isoform X2, translated as MKKIVPEILWSTSFLTANGGLYIVFFCILRKLLGGFNSWSAGFGSALPASYIAILLERKSRRGLLTIYMANLATETLFRMAVTRGIVKPIRHGEVLLFCITASLYMFFFRSKDGLKGFAFSALKFIIGKEEIPTHSIMAEQTYTRPLERTAAVETEDAQVSAERPDSRRKTLLAYTRELIESICKKGPRHRCCKHYQDNCISYCVKGFVRMFSVGYLIQCCLKVPSVFRHMFTKPSRLPSLFYNKENFQLGAFLGSFVSIYKGTSCLLRWLRNIDDELHALIAGFLAGMSMFFYKSTTISMYLFSKLVETLYFKGIEAGRFPYFPHADTVIYAISTAICFQAAVMEVQNLRPSYWKFLLRLTKGRFALMNRQLLDVFGTQASRDFKGFVPKLDPRFTTVLPPGADITLG; from the exons GAAACTGTTGGGAGGGTTCAACTCCTGGTCTGCCGGCTTTGGCTCGGCACTGCCTGCCTCCTATATTGCCATCCTCCTGGAGCGCAAGAGCAG GAGAGGGCTGCTGACAATATACATGGCAAATCTT GCCACTGAGACTTTGTTCCGCATGGCAGTGACACGAGGCATCGTCAAACCCATCAGACACGGCGAG GTGCTCTTGTTCTGCATAACTGCATCGCTCTACATGTTCTTCTTCAG GAGTAAAGATGGTCTCAAAGGCTTTGCGTTCTCTGCATTAAA GTTCATCATCGGGAAAGAAGAGATTCCAACTCACTCCATCATGGCAGAACAGACCTACACAAGGCCACTTGAGAGGACGGCTGCTGTAGAGACCGAGGATGCACAGGTGTCAGCAGAAAGGCCCGACTCCAGGAGGAAAACTCTGTTGGCCTACACCAGGGAACTGATAGAATCAAT ATGCAAAAAGGGTCCAAGACACagatgttgtaaacattaccAAGACAACTGCATTTCCTACTGTGTGAAA GGTTTTGTCAGGATGTTCAGTGTCGGCTACCTGATTCAGTGTTGTCTTAAAGTGCCTTCAGTGTTCAGGCACATGTTTACTAAACCATCACGGCTCCCATCCCTGTTCTACAACAAGGAGAACTTCCAGCTAGGGGCCTTTCTAGGATCTTTCGTCAGTATCTACAAG GGAACAAGCTGCTTGCTGCGCTGGCTGCGCAACATCGATGACGAACTCCATGCACTGATAGCCG GCTTCCTGGCTGGCATGTCGATGTTCTTCTACAAAAGCACGACAATATCCATGTATCTCTTCTCTAAGCTGGTGGAG ACCCTGTACTTCAAGGGCATTGAGGCCGGACGGTTCCCTTACTTTCCTCATGCGGACACGGTCATATATGCCATCTCCACCGCTATCTGTTTCCAAGCT GCTGTGATGGAAGTACAGAACCTCCGACCCTCATACTGGAAGTTCCTGCTGCGTTTAACGAAGGGCAG GTTTGCTCTGATGAACCGACAGTTGCTAGATGTGTTCGGGACTCAAGCCTCCAGGGACTTTAAAGGCTTTGTGCCCAAACTGGACCCTCGTTTTACCACGGTGCTTCCACCAGGAGCCGACATCACACTTGGCTGA